One genomic window of Cyprinus carpio isolate SPL01 chromosome A23, ASM1834038v1, whole genome shotgun sequence includes the following:
- the LOC109110193 gene encoding rap1 GTPase-activating protein 1-like isoform X6 yields MSKSLNAQLSPQQVTVAHWKRPDTTPDLFEMIEKMQSNRMDEQRCTLPPPLKTEEDYIPYPSVHEVLGRKSPFPLILLPQFGGYWIEGTNHELSNGTDLDQLLSPNSRFKLECNTTAKIYRKHFLGKEHFNYYTVDSVLGHLVFSMKYDVIGDQEHLRLMLRTKMKTYHDVIPISCLTEFPNIVQMAKLVCEEVNVDRFFPVLYPKASRLIVTFDEHVISNNFKFGVIYQKFGQTSEEEFFGNNEESPALVEFLEFLGQKIKLHDFKGFRGGLDVTHGQTGSESVYYNFHNKEIMFHVSTKLPYTEGDTQQLQKKRHIGNDIVAIVFQEENTPFVPDMIASNFLHAYVVVQVENACSDNVLYKVSVTARDDVPFFGPPLPSLAIFKKGPEFREFLLTKLINAEYACYKAEKFAKLEERTRSALLETLYEELHINSQAMMGMGGEEDKLENGGGGGGFFESFKRVIRSRSQSLDTMGLNIRKYTVSNSHSGSFTHNNNSHHSPESPKPPGISLLVPGKSPSKYGRRGSAIGIGTIEESLIIPGKSPTRKKSGPFSSRRSSAIGIENIQEVQEKRIAALLSEDRTVLCLSLPSVTLRNGRLVVDPSNSRECSPSTQRMPDSGHASQEPKSENSSNQSSPEVLITKNSSSMYCRAPSIPEARDLSRSSSNASSFASVVEENEEATEDYDTGMESLSSADTPHNRDSFTYSTWLEDNMSTTGTTSRGSSPAPGRTDGGKNQDQNRSDIRIKLERPNDHKSSSYFH; encoded by the exons atgtctaaaagtCTTAATGCACAACTCAGCCCACAGCAAGTGACAGTTGCTCACTGGAAAAGACCTGATACA ACAcctgatttatttgaaatgattgaGAAAATGCAG AGCAACAGAATGGACGAGCAACGATgcactcttcctcctcctctcaaa ACCGAGGAAGACTACATCCCTTACCCCAGCGTCCATGAG GTTCTTGGCAGAAAGAGTCCATTTCCCTTGATTCTGCTGCCCCAGTTTGGGGGTTATTGGATTGAAGGGACCAATCATGAGCTGAGCAATGGGACTGATCTGGACCAGCTTCTGTCTCCCAATTCACGCTTCAAACTGGAGTGCAACACCACCGCTAAGATCTACAGGAAGCATTTTCTGGGCAAA GAACACTTTAATTACTATACAGTGGACAGTGTCCTGGGCCACCTGGTGTTCTCCATGAAATATGATGTTATCGGGGACCAAGAGCATCTCCGCCTCATGCTCAG aactaaaatgaaaacatatcaCGACGTGATTCCAATATCATGTCTGACCGAATTCCCCAACATTGTCCAGATGGCCAAG CTCGTCTGTGAAGAGGTGAACGTGGACCGATTTTTCCCTGTGCTTTACCCAAAG GCCTCTAGGCTCATCGTCACTTTTGATGAACACGTCATAAGCAACAACTTCAAGTTTGGAGTCATTTATCAGAAGTTTGGACAG ACCTCAGAGGAGGAGTTCTTTGGGAATAACGAGGAGAGTCCTGCTTTGGTAGAGTTTTTAGAGTTTCTGGGACAGAAAATCAAGCTCCATGACTTCAAAGG GTTTCGTGGAGGATTGGACGTGACACATGGACAGACAGGCTCTGAATCTGTATATTACAATTTTCACAACAAGGAGATCATGTTCCACGTGTCAACAAAGCTGCCTTACACAGAGGGCGATACACAGCAG CTACAAAAGAAGAGGCATATAGGAAATGACATCGTGGCCATCGTGTTTCAAGAGGAGAACACTCCATTTGTCCCAGACATGATTGCCTCCAACTTCCTGCATGCCTATGTAGTGGTGCAAGTTGAAAATGCCTGTTCTGACAACGTCCTGTACAAG GTTTCAGTAACAGCCAGAGACGACGTCCCCTTCTTCGGACCACCCCTCCCCAGCCTAGCCATTTTTAAGAAA GGCCCAGAGTTTCGTGAATTCTTGCTTACCAAGCTGATCAATGCTGAATACGCTTGTTACAAAGCTGAAAAATTTGCCAAATTAGAG GAGCGTACCCGGTCTGCCCTGCTGGAGACGCTGTACGAGGAGCTGCACATCAACAGTCAGGCTATGATGGGAATGGGAGGAGAGGAGGACAAACTGGAGAATGGAGGAGGGGGAGGGGGCTTCTTTGAGTCTTTCAAG CGGGTGATCCGCAGCAGGAGCCAGTCTCTGGACACCATGGGCCTCAATATCAGGAAGTACACAGTCTCCAATAGTCACAGCGGCAGTTTCAcccacaacaacaacagccacCACTCACCAGAGTCCCCCAAACCCCCTGGGATA TCATTGCTTGTCCCAGGCAAAAGCCCAAGTAAATATGGACGTCGTGGCAGTGCCATAGGAATAGGAACCATAGAAGAG TCTTTGATCATTCCTGGAAAAAGCCCAACTAGGAAAAAGTCAGGACCCTTCAGCTCTCGACGTAGCAGTGCTATCGGCATTGAGAACATCCAGGAGGTCCAGGAGAAGAG AATTGCTGCTCTGTTGTCAGAGGACAGGACAGTCCTCTGTCTTTCTCTACCCAGCGTCACTCTCAGGAATGGGAGGCTCGTCGTGGATCCTTCCAA cagTAGAGAGTGCTCTCCCAGCACACAGAGGATGCCTGACAGTGGCCACGCCTCCCAGGAACCCAAGTCTGAAAACTCCTCCAATCAGAGCTCTCCTGAGGTCCTCATCACTAAGAACAG ctcaaGCATGTACTGCCGGGCTCCCTCCATTCCAGAGGCTCGTGACCTGTCCCGCTCCTCATCTAACGCCAGCAGCTTTGCTAGTGTGGTAGAGGAAAATGAAGAAGCCACAGAGGACTACGACACTGGCATG GAGAGTCTGTCGTCAGCAGATACTCCTCATAATCGAGACTCGTTCACGTACAGCACATGGCTGGAGGACAACATGAGCACTACCGGTACAACCAGCAGGGGGAGCTCTCCTG CTCCTGGCAGAACGGATGGTGGAAAGAACCAGGACCAGAACCGTTCAGACATCCGCATCAAACTTGAGCGACCGAATGACCACAAGTCCTCATCT
- the LOC109110193 gene encoding rap1 GTPase-activating protein 1-like isoform X9, whose amino-acid sequence MIEKMQSNRMDEQRCTLPPPLKTEEDYIPYPSVHEVLGRKSPFPLILLPQFGGYWIEGTNHELSNGTDLDQLLSPNSRFKLECNTTAKIYRKHFLGKEHFNYYTVDSVLGHLVFSMKYDVIGDQEHLRLMLRTKMKTYHDVIPISCLTEFPNIVQMAKLVCEEVNVDRFFPVLYPKASRLIVTFDEHVISNNFKFGVIYQKFGQTSEEEFFGNNEESPALVEFLEFLGQKIKLHDFKGFRGGLDVTHGQTGSESVYYNFHNKEIMFHVSTKLPYTEGDTQQLQKKRHIGNDIVAIVFQEENTPFVPDMIASNFLHAYVVVQVENACSDNVLYKVSVTARDDVPFFGPPLPSLAIFKKGPEFREFLLTKLINAEYACYKAEKFAKLEERTRSALLETLYEELHINSQAMMGMGGEEDKLENGGGGGGFFESFKRVIRSRSQSLDTMGLNIRKYTVSNSHSGSFTHNNNSHHSPESPKPPGISLLVPGKSPSKYGRRGSAIGIGTIEESLIIPGKSPTRKKSGPFSSRRSSAIGIENIQEVQEKRIAALLSEDRTVLCLSLPSVTLRNGRLVVDPSNSRECSPSTQRMPDSGHASQEPKSENSSNQSSPEVLITKNSSSMYCRAPSIPEARDLSRSSSNASSFASVVEENEEATEDYDTGMESLSSADTPHNRDSFTYSTWLEDNMSTTGTTSRGSSPAPGRTDGGKNQDQNRSDIRIKLERPNDHKSSSYFH is encoded by the exons atgattgaGAAAATGCAG AGCAACAGAATGGACGAGCAACGATgcactcttcctcctcctctcaaa ACCGAGGAAGACTACATCCCTTACCCCAGCGTCCATGAG GTTCTTGGCAGAAAGAGTCCATTTCCCTTGATTCTGCTGCCCCAGTTTGGGGGTTATTGGATTGAAGGGACCAATCATGAGCTGAGCAATGGGACTGATCTGGACCAGCTTCTGTCTCCCAATTCACGCTTCAAACTGGAGTGCAACACCACCGCTAAGATCTACAGGAAGCATTTTCTGGGCAAA GAACACTTTAATTACTATACAGTGGACAGTGTCCTGGGCCACCTGGTGTTCTCCATGAAATATGATGTTATCGGGGACCAAGAGCATCTCCGCCTCATGCTCAG aactaaaatgaaaacatatcaCGACGTGATTCCAATATCATGTCTGACCGAATTCCCCAACATTGTCCAGATGGCCAAG CTCGTCTGTGAAGAGGTGAACGTGGACCGATTTTTCCCTGTGCTTTACCCAAAG GCCTCTAGGCTCATCGTCACTTTTGATGAACACGTCATAAGCAACAACTTCAAGTTTGGAGTCATTTATCAGAAGTTTGGACAG ACCTCAGAGGAGGAGTTCTTTGGGAATAACGAGGAGAGTCCTGCTTTGGTAGAGTTTTTAGAGTTTCTGGGACAGAAAATCAAGCTCCATGACTTCAAAGG GTTTCGTGGAGGATTGGACGTGACACATGGACAGACAGGCTCTGAATCTGTATATTACAATTTTCACAACAAGGAGATCATGTTCCACGTGTCAACAAAGCTGCCTTACACAGAGGGCGATACACAGCAG CTACAAAAGAAGAGGCATATAGGAAATGACATCGTGGCCATCGTGTTTCAAGAGGAGAACACTCCATTTGTCCCAGACATGATTGCCTCCAACTTCCTGCATGCCTATGTAGTGGTGCAAGTTGAAAATGCCTGTTCTGACAACGTCCTGTACAAG GTTTCAGTAACAGCCAGAGACGACGTCCCCTTCTTCGGACCACCCCTCCCCAGCCTAGCCATTTTTAAGAAA GGCCCAGAGTTTCGTGAATTCTTGCTTACCAAGCTGATCAATGCTGAATACGCTTGTTACAAAGCTGAAAAATTTGCCAAATTAGAG GAGCGTACCCGGTCTGCCCTGCTGGAGACGCTGTACGAGGAGCTGCACATCAACAGTCAGGCTATGATGGGAATGGGAGGAGAGGAGGACAAACTGGAGAATGGAGGAGGGGGAGGGGGCTTCTTTGAGTCTTTCAAG CGGGTGATCCGCAGCAGGAGCCAGTCTCTGGACACCATGGGCCTCAATATCAGGAAGTACACAGTCTCCAATAGTCACAGCGGCAGTTTCAcccacaacaacaacagccacCACTCACCAGAGTCCCCCAAACCCCCTGGGATA TCATTGCTTGTCCCAGGCAAAAGCCCAAGTAAATATGGACGTCGTGGCAGTGCCATAGGAATAGGAACCATAGAAGAG TCTTTGATCATTCCTGGAAAAAGCCCAACTAGGAAAAAGTCAGGACCCTTCAGCTCTCGACGTAGCAGTGCTATCGGCATTGAGAACATCCAGGAGGTCCAGGAGAAGAG AATTGCTGCTCTGTTGTCAGAGGACAGGACAGTCCTCTGTCTTTCTCTACCCAGCGTCACTCTCAGGAATGGGAGGCTCGTCGTGGATCCTTCCAA cagTAGAGAGTGCTCTCCCAGCACACAGAGGATGCCTGACAGTGGCCACGCCTCCCAGGAACCCAAGTCTGAAAACTCCTCCAATCAGAGCTCTCCTGAGGTCCTCATCACTAAGAACAG ctcaaGCATGTACTGCCGGGCTCCCTCCATTCCAGAGGCTCGTGACCTGTCCCGCTCCTCATCTAACGCCAGCAGCTTTGCTAGTGTGGTAGAGGAAAATGAAGAAGCCACAGAGGACTACGACACTGGCATG GAGAGTCTGTCGTCAGCAGATACTCCTCATAATCGAGACTCGTTCACGTACAGCACATGGCTGGAGGACAACATGAGCACTACCGGTACAACCAGCAGGGGGAGCTCTCCTG CTCCTGGCAGAACGGATGGTGGAAAGAACCAGGACCAGAACCGTTCAGACATCCGCATCAAACTTGAGCGACCGAATGACCACAAGTCCTCATCT
- the LOC109110193 gene encoding rap1 GTPase-activating protein 1-like isoform X10, protein MDEQRCTLPPPLKTEEDYIPYPSVHEVLGRKSPFPLILLPQFGGYWIEGTNHELSNGTDLDQLLSPNSRFKLECNTTAKIYRKHFLGKEHFNYYTVDSVLGHLVFSMKYDVIGDQEHLRLMLRTKMKTYHDVIPISCLTEFPNIVQMAKLVCEEVNVDRFFPVLYPKASRLIVTFDEHVISNNFKFGVIYQKFGQTSEEEFFGNNEESPALVEFLEFLGQKIKLHDFKGFRGGLDVTHGQTGSESVYYNFHNKEIMFHVSTKLPYTEGDTQQLQKKRHIGNDIVAIVFQEENTPFVPDMIASNFLHAYVVVQVENACSDNVLYKVSVTARDDVPFFGPPLPSLAIFKKGPEFREFLLTKLINAEYACYKAEKFAKLEERTRSALLETLYEELHINSQAMMGMGGEEDKLENGGGGGGFFESFKRVIRSRSQSLDTMGLNIRKYTVSNSHSGSFTHNNNSHHSPESPKPPGISLLVPGKSPSKYGRRGSAIGIGTIEESLIIPGKSPTRKKSGPFSSRRSSAIGIENIQEVQEKRIAALLSEDRTVLCLSLPSVTLRNGRLVVDPSNSRECSPSTQRMPDSGHASQEPKSENSSNQSSPEVLITKNSSSMYCRAPSIPEARDLSRSSSNASSFASVVEENEEATEDYDTGMESLSSADTPHNRDSFTYSTWLEDNMSTTGTTSRGSSPAPGRTDGGKNQDQNRSDIRIKLERPNDHKSSSYFH, encoded by the exons ATGGACGAGCAACGATgcactcttcctcctcctctcaaa ACCGAGGAAGACTACATCCCTTACCCCAGCGTCCATGAG GTTCTTGGCAGAAAGAGTCCATTTCCCTTGATTCTGCTGCCCCAGTTTGGGGGTTATTGGATTGAAGGGACCAATCATGAGCTGAGCAATGGGACTGATCTGGACCAGCTTCTGTCTCCCAATTCACGCTTCAAACTGGAGTGCAACACCACCGCTAAGATCTACAGGAAGCATTTTCTGGGCAAA GAACACTTTAATTACTATACAGTGGACAGTGTCCTGGGCCACCTGGTGTTCTCCATGAAATATGATGTTATCGGGGACCAAGAGCATCTCCGCCTCATGCTCAG aactaaaatgaaaacatatcaCGACGTGATTCCAATATCATGTCTGACCGAATTCCCCAACATTGTCCAGATGGCCAAG CTCGTCTGTGAAGAGGTGAACGTGGACCGATTTTTCCCTGTGCTTTACCCAAAG GCCTCTAGGCTCATCGTCACTTTTGATGAACACGTCATAAGCAACAACTTCAAGTTTGGAGTCATTTATCAGAAGTTTGGACAG ACCTCAGAGGAGGAGTTCTTTGGGAATAACGAGGAGAGTCCTGCTTTGGTAGAGTTTTTAGAGTTTCTGGGACAGAAAATCAAGCTCCATGACTTCAAAGG GTTTCGTGGAGGATTGGACGTGACACATGGACAGACAGGCTCTGAATCTGTATATTACAATTTTCACAACAAGGAGATCATGTTCCACGTGTCAACAAAGCTGCCTTACACAGAGGGCGATACACAGCAG CTACAAAAGAAGAGGCATATAGGAAATGACATCGTGGCCATCGTGTTTCAAGAGGAGAACACTCCATTTGTCCCAGACATGATTGCCTCCAACTTCCTGCATGCCTATGTAGTGGTGCAAGTTGAAAATGCCTGTTCTGACAACGTCCTGTACAAG GTTTCAGTAACAGCCAGAGACGACGTCCCCTTCTTCGGACCACCCCTCCCCAGCCTAGCCATTTTTAAGAAA GGCCCAGAGTTTCGTGAATTCTTGCTTACCAAGCTGATCAATGCTGAATACGCTTGTTACAAAGCTGAAAAATTTGCCAAATTAGAG GAGCGTACCCGGTCTGCCCTGCTGGAGACGCTGTACGAGGAGCTGCACATCAACAGTCAGGCTATGATGGGAATGGGAGGAGAGGAGGACAAACTGGAGAATGGAGGAGGGGGAGGGGGCTTCTTTGAGTCTTTCAAG CGGGTGATCCGCAGCAGGAGCCAGTCTCTGGACACCATGGGCCTCAATATCAGGAAGTACACAGTCTCCAATAGTCACAGCGGCAGTTTCAcccacaacaacaacagccacCACTCACCAGAGTCCCCCAAACCCCCTGGGATA TCATTGCTTGTCCCAGGCAAAAGCCCAAGTAAATATGGACGTCGTGGCAGTGCCATAGGAATAGGAACCATAGAAGAG TCTTTGATCATTCCTGGAAAAAGCCCAACTAGGAAAAAGTCAGGACCCTTCAGCTCTCGACGTAGCAGTGCTATCGGCATTGAGAACATCCAGGAGGTCCAGGAGAAGAG AATTGCTGCTCTGTTGTCAGAGGACAGGACAGTCCTCTGTCTTTCTCTACCCAGCGTCACTCTCAGGAATGGGAGGCTCGTCGTGGATCCTTCCAA cagTAGAGAGTGCTCTCCCAGCACACAGAGGATGCCTGACAGTGGCCACGCCTCCCAGGAACCCAAGTCTGAAAACTCCTCCAATCAGAGCTCTCCTGAGGTCCTCATCACTAAGAACAG ctcaaGCATGTACTGCCGGGCTCCCTCCATTCCAGAGGCTCGTGACCTGTCCCGCTCCTCATCTAACGCCAGCAGCTTTGCTAGTGTGGTAGAGGAAAATGAAGAAGCCACAGAGGACTACGACACTGGCATG GAGAGTCTGTCGTCAGCAGATACTCCTCATAATCGAGACTCGTTCACGTACAGCACATGGCTGGAGGACAACATGAGCACTACCGGTACAACCAGCAGGGGGAGCTCTCCTG CTCCTGGCAGAACGGATGGTGGAAAGAACCAGGACCAGAACCGTTCAGACATCCGCATCAAACTTGAGCGACCGAATGACCACAAGTCCTCATCT